Genomic segment of Streptococcus australis:
CTGACGATAGACCAAGCGCGAAAAGAAGGAATCAAACAGTTTGTAGGAAAAGAGTTCGCCAATTATACGGTCATTAATCAAGTCTACAAGTCAAGGGACAATGAATTGGTCTTGACGGTTGTTGGAGATCCGATTTCAGAAGAAGAATTAGAAACGATTCATCAAAAACAAGCCTCTTACGGTATTCAATCTGTTCAATTGAAAGTCAATCAAGTCCATAATTCGACAAAATTAGACAGTGAGACGACCAAGGAATTTTATGAAACTATTAACAAGTATATCGATCAAAAACTCTCTGAAAAAGATTCACAAAAAGATCTCGTAAAAGAAAATGAAGCAGACAAGGATTGAGGATATTGACCTTATCCAACTCATGAAACCAAATCTTGGGAGGGTATCCTATATCCAAAAGTTAGTGGATAAAATGGATTGTTGATGAGGATATCATTTGAGGTGGTTTGACAGATCACTATAAGCTCAGGTTAAATAAAATATAAAAAAGCAACAGCTGTTTCAGTTGTTGCTTTTTAGGTAGCTAGGATTTTATCCCAGGTTTTATCTCTTATTTCTCAACGCGTGATTTGTTGGCGATATCAGCTAGGATAGCTTGAACAAAGTCATCAACTGAGACAGTTTGTGTTTCTTTTTGGCCATAGCGACGAACGTTGACTGTTCCGTCTTCCATTTCCTTGTCCCCAACGATCAATTGGTAAGGAATCTTGCTTGTTTGTGAAGCACGGATCTTGAACTGCATTTTTTCATTGCGTTCATCTACATCTGCACGGACACCACAGTCACGGAGTTTCTTGGCTACTTTCCAAGCGTAGTCCACATGTTTTTCGTTAGATACTGGGATAAGGGTCACTTGATGTGGTGCAAGCCATGTTGGGAAGGCACCCTTGTAGTTCTCAATCAAGATAGCTGTGAAGCGTTCCATAGTTGAGATAACTCCACGGTGGATCATAACTGGACGGTGTTCCTCACCATCTGCTCCAACATATTTGAGGTCGAAGCGTTCTGGAAGCAAGAAGTCAAGCTGGATAGTAGAAAGGGTTTCTTCTTTACCGAGGGCAGTTTTCACTTGGATATCCAATTTTGGTCCGTAGAAGGCTGCTTCACCTTCAGCTTCAAAGTAGTCCAGTTCCATATCATCCATAGCTGCTTTCAACATGCGTTGTGCATTTTCCCACATCTCATCGTTGTCAAAGTATTTGTGTTTATCTTCTGGGTCACGATAAGACAAGCGGAAACGGTAATCTGTCAAATTAAAGTCTTCATACACGTCGATAATCAATTGAAGAATTTTCTTGAATTCTTCCTCAATTTGTTCTGGAGCCACAAAAGTATGACCATCATTTAGGGACATTTCACGTACACGTTGAAGGCCTGTAAGGGCGCCAGATTTTTCATATCGGTGCATCATGCCAATCTCAGCGATACGGATTGGTAATTCACGGTATGAGTGTACATGGTGTTTATAAACTTCGATATGGTGAGGACAGTTCATTGGGCGGAGGACAAACTCTTCACCGTCCCCCATGTCCATAGTTGGGAACATATCTTCACGGTAGTGATCCCAGTGACCAGAAGTTTTATAGAGTTCCACTGAGGCAATTGGTGGAGTGTAAACATGTTGGTAGCCTGCAGAGATTTCCTTGTCGACAATGTAGCGTTCCAATTCACGACGGATAGTGGCACCGTTTGGTAACCAGAATGGTAAACCTTGTCCGACTTCTTGTGAAATCATGAAGAGGTCAAGCTCTTTACCGAGTTTACGGTGGTCACGTTCCTTGGCTTCTTCAAGCATTTGAAGGTAGTTCTTCAAGTCTTTCTTGTCAAACCAAGCTGTACCGTAGATTCGTTGCATCATTGCGTTGTCGCTATTTCCACGCCAGTAGGCACCAGCTACGTTGAGCAGGTGGAAGATTTGGATACGACCTGTTGATGGGACGTGCGGGCCACGACAGAGGTCCACGTATTCACCCTGACGGTAGATGGTCAAACCACCTTCGTCCTCAGAGTGTTCTTCAATCAATTCCAACTTGTAAGGGTCGTTTTTGAAGATTTCACGCGCTTCATCTTTAGTCACTTCTTCACGAATAGAAGGGAAGTTTTCTTTAACGATTTTTTGCATTTCTTCTTCGATACGAGGTAGGTCTTCATTGGAGATTTGACCAGCAGTATTGTCGGTATCGTAGTAGAAACCATCTTCGATAGCTGGCCCAACTCCCAAGTGAATATCTGGGAAAAGGCGACGAGCTGCTTGGGCAAACAAGTGAGCAGCTGAGTGGCGCAAGATTGGAAGGGCATCTTCGTGATCAGGTGTCACGATTTCGATGCTTCCATCTTCAGTAATCGCACGAGTCGTGTCGATGAGTTTGCCGTTAAATTTACCAGCGAGAGCTTTTTTAGCTAGGGAATTGCTGATACTTTGCGCAATTTCAAAAGTAGTAACGCCAGATTCGAATTCACGAACAGCGCCATCTGGGAAAGTAATCTTAATCATGGTTTTCTCCTTAAATATTTATTATATTTTTGTTGGACAATTTTAAGAGCCGAGCAACCTCTTCCGCAGTTTGATTCTCTGATTGACTGCCATCTGTT
This window contains:
- the thrS gene encoding threonine--tRNA ligase; amino-acid sequence: MIKITFPDGAVREFESGVTTFEIAQSISNSLAKKALAGKFNGKLIDTTRAITEDGSIEIVTPDHEDALPILRHSAAHLFAQAARRLFPDIHLGVGPAIEDGFYYDTDNTAGQISNEDLPRIEEEMQKIVKENFPSIREEVTKDEAREIFKNDPYKLELIEEHSEDEGGLTIYRQGEYVDLCRGPHVPSTGRIQIFHLLNVAGAYWRGNSDNAMMQRIYGTAWFDKKDLKNYLQMLEEAKERDHRKLGKELDLFMISQEVGQGLPFWLPNGATIRRELERYIVDKEISAGYQHVYTPPIASVELYKTSGHWDHYREDMFPTMDMGDGEEFVLRPMNCPHHIEVYKHHVHSYRELPIRIAEIGMMHRYEKSGALTGLQRVREMSLNDGHTFVAPEQIEEEFKKILQLIIDVYEDFNLTDYRFRLSYRDPEDKHKYFDNDEMWENAQRMLKAAMDDMELDYFEAEGEAAFYGPKLDIQVKTALGKEETLSTIQLDFLLPERFDLKYVGADGEEHRPVMIHRGVISTMERFTAILIENYKGAFPTWLAPHQVTLIPVSNEKHVDYAWKVAKKLRDCGVRADVDERNEKMQFKIRASQTSKIPYQLIVGDKEMEDGTVNVRRYGQKETQTVSVDDFVQAILADIANKSRVEK